DNA from Eucalyptus grandis isolate ANBG69807.140 chromosome 5, ASM1654582v1, whole genome shotgun sequence:
GCAGTATTGTGCACACTTTGCATTTATAGCAAATAATTGTTTCCAATTTGATAATATTATCTATTCTTGACTGCGTTCTTTCTCCTGAAATTAGGGCGTATACCTGTTCAGAGTAGACCTCCAAATGCACTTCCCCCACTTGAGGAACACCCCCTCAAGGAACAAATACCCGACATGGATTTGTGTGAAAGCAATTTGTTGTGTGCAAGCCACCTAAGACTGTGTATTGTACCTCAGGATACATAAGATAATAACCCTGCAAGAAATCTCCTGGTCCTAGCCAGGGTTTCAATATAGAATCAGCCTCACAAAATCCTTTACCACTTTTTCATTGCATTGGGCTTCTTGTCGCAGTCACTCAGCTTTGTGGGGCCAGTAAAGTATGAGAAAACCTGTCAAAATGGTTTAATTGCATTCATCGATAGCTTCCAATCTTGAGCTCTCCTTctgcaaaaattcaaattccTGGATGAGTTTGGCCAGCTTTGCAGCATTCTCTTCCTGGATGTGAACTGGGACCTTCTGTTCATAGACAGATGAATTGATGATCTTCTTGAGTTTCTCTTGTTGCCTGCATAAGTAGACAGGTCACACCAAAATTACGAGACCCACAGCCCACAAGCTCAGTGATCCAAGCCTTGTCTTCAAGGTTTTCTTTATATGATTATGGAAAAATCAAGGAAATTAAATATCCTACAAAATGGGGAGTAATCTGCAAAATATTGCTTtaattcacaagaaaaattaatataacaCAGATCACCTTAACAATGAGGACATCAAGTGGATAGACAAGATCAGGGACAACGAAAACATCATGGGACTTATCTGAGAAAATGATACTTACAGAAACAGAAGGGGAAAAGAATTTAACAGCTTTTAGTAAAGTTAACAAGATAAAAGGtcgagaaattaatttttaccaaaaaaaaaaaaaaaaaggtcgagaaattaatttttaaaaaaaaaaaaaaaaggtcgagAAATTAACATGGACTGTCTTGATGACACCAGGTGGATTAATGAGGTCCACAACAAGGAAAAATGCCATACTTCTCCAGCACAATGTACTAACAACAACATAGAAAGAATTGGGAAAGTTATCATGGGACAAAAACAGGTTTACTCATGAACGTTTTTGTCAGAATGTGCAACAAAGACAGAAAGAAACTTGCACATTATTTCTAAATAAGCAATCTGTTGACATAATGATGTACAGTGCTAAGCTGCTAGCAAAGGCTTTTACCTGTGCCACACATGAATGACATAAGTGATATCCACATGATAACAccagggagggagggagggagagtaCTTTCACTGGACTTACTTTTGAATCTCTTCCATCTTATTCTTGATCTTCTCACGTTCTGCTTCCGCATTAAGTTCTCCTTGAACCTTAAGATAcactttgagattttcattCACATTCTCAAAAGCACAACTTGCGGGAACATCTTTTTCACTCAACAAAACCTGTGAATCCGTCAAATAAAATAAGGAGcaacaattaaagaaaatgagatacataacaaaattaacaaagaaaaatggaacCCATGTCCAGCCTATCATGTTAGCACTATAAGCAGTGTCGAAGTGTATATACTTCATCCTACTGATGAGTGAGATTTACCCTACATGTGCACTAATCATTTATGAACCTTGAAGATAATCAGCAAGTCATCACTTAATTATCATTTGAAGACTCTCTCTTTTCACAATAGACTGACTTAAGGAGAGGAGCTTGGTGGGAGTTAAAAATCAGCTTCTGNNNNNNNNNNNNNNNNNNNNNNNNNNNNNNNNNNNNNNNNNNNNNNNNNNNNNNNNNNNNNNNNNNNNNNNNNNNNNNNNNNNNNNNNNNNNNNNNNNNNACACTGTATTGAGACTTATTCAGATGAACACTTCAGATAGTCACTGAAAAGCTAAGGAGCAGATGAATTGAATAAAGAACAATGGCGATGATAATACCTGCGGCTGAATTTGTAGGGGGAGAGAAGTCCTAGAAACCGTCATAGATGCCATAGCGATGGATGTTCACGATTAATCTTTGAGCTTACTATTGTGGAAAAGTATTAGTGATTCGCCAAACGTAACCCATGACCCTTCCTTAACCAAAGAACGCATGCAATGACATCTTCTGGAGAGCGGCTCCTGGAATTTTTCCATCCACAACCTAATTGCATTATCAACCTACTGACACATAAAAGATGTCAATAGGCAATGTGCTGTTGCACCACTGGACCCGCAAATGGTCATCAATGTCGGTTATACCGCCAATAATTTGTACCTGACCCTTCATAGTCGTATTATTCGATTAATCTATTTAAAGAacattcattttcttcaaacatGCTTTCTCACGTGCCACTGTAATATGATGTTTTTGATACACAAAATACTATCTCTTCAAGAGCTTTGACTCCTATATACTTGGGACATTAAATTGTTTTAGCAACAATGAGCTTGGGATATCTCTGTTTTCGGGATTTCAGTTGCTAAGGAAACAAAAAGGACGTCCTCTAATGAATCGACGGTATTTTGCTATAACAAACCTGGAAGAGAGATGAGCGTCttacataattacaaaaaaatgatCACGCAATAGTTGGTAGAAATTTACTCTGCTGACGTGCATGAACATTCTGAACAAAAAACGGAAAACATGCATGAACATTTCCGGCCAGGAAGCATTCACGAGGAGCTGAGAGACACTCTATTTCTTAAAGCAGCAAAATGATTACGAGCTTGTTCTTTTGGTGAGTGGAATGAataaattgttcaaaaaatcctaaacttattgtccgaccactaatttaattctaaacgttttaatttgatcaatgttgtctaaaacttttgacaattttttgtaGTCCACCTAGTTAAATTTAGGTCAAAAATCAGTGACAGAGCAATTTAGTAAACACTAACCGTTTTAAGTGATACAACTGATAGCTTATATAGATGACTTAAATGAGGTAGCGtcatttcacaaatttttttttaatattctttcttttcttctcttttagtaatttttttcctattctttcgTTCTCTagtgttctttttcttccctctacTGGTGGCCGATGCCTCAGCAATGACCAGGGACCATCATAGGCTACAAGTGAGGGCATTGAGCAAGACTTACAAGCCTtctcctagatttgggcaagggcccTATAGGCCCTCATTGGCCGTAGGCAAGGTTGGGGacttgcaagcccttgcctagatctaccCTCTAATGGGGTCAATGCCTGCCATCACCAAAGCCTCAATGTCTTGCTctggaaagaaaatgaacagCAGAGAAGGAGAcaataggaaaagaaagaaaaaagaaaagagaggaaaggaaaaaggaaaaatctgaaaataataacaaaaaattgcaaaatgacgttgtttcaTTTAAGATCATCCATGTCAATTGCCAATCATGCAACGTGGCCTACCTTGTTGGATGTAGTAGATTTAggatattttgaatatttttctccTATTAAATATGCCCGGTTTATTTgatatcctaaaatttgtcaactttgtgaaatcaagttctaaaatttgttggCACTCTTTTCATATTGGATGAAGTTaatgaaatgacttgattacaaCTACTTggtaagttttatgacttgattgtaatttttgaaaattgtcgGACTCAATTGCATCtctataataagttttaaaacttgattacgctatctaaaaattttaagattttcaatatacttatccc
Protein-coding regions in this window:
- the LOC120293172 gene encoding valine--tRNA ligase, mitochondrial 1-like; the protein is MKYIHFDTAYSANMIGWTWVPFFFVNFVMYLIFFNCCSLFYLTDSQVLLSEKDVPASCAFENVNENLKVYLKVQGELNAEAEREKIKNKMEEIQKQQEKLKKIINSSVYEQKVPVHIQEENAAKLAKLIQEFEFLQKESSRLEAIDECN